The Hyphomonadaceae bacterium ML37 genome includes a region encoding these proteins:
- a CDS encoding DUF3422 family protein, with amino-acid sequence MTRSGDWRDSAFVDRERAVDEIHLRASYPIRPYARVSHMIRVFNSPSDMFREELYNLCHEALAKRRKWFAGRIEGPLPIELLTPQVDQASSDRKAIEKTISDRRRAAQDRQDLTKDAMRALRTSPPDRNRVISAFGAEGEPERSHALVLAKFKECMKRIGAREKESLAGQSRAARDEMSRLAALYGPGRPLDPTQCHGRDPADARADGREPFERLSPFVPGGGPFDPIARFSARRLWLTLWRHPGQAPSAEPKIDQLRLSWELYDANHNFTIYEDFRDLVEAQDSGFFASIEDPRVVETGQTALRSANLAIKALTHDDPFKWKGELFALSHFFILPMRDVLSARLSPEAAATMAGRLEEAARLRTPEAAAHDPELVALLESEARRYFSFPDKTRATGDRSDFIMTLVHGGAAILVSDLRPHSRTEFYLERAARTLIFDIALNDEERGRLLKSCTDLATYRMLGVRSYSNFFPAQEVFNDISEELSERTFQLQRPNRNQRTRTEDDQRQRLREIGTISERVAAMNFFITDGVNGAASQAMNYARMAQDRLARLEETRIRGYQSAEDVFARFLSSALNAERFADRYEQVRRRISETNDLLRAELDIEIQNRIGNLTWGTVLLGFIAVLAAIIHLAIAILSAP; translated from the coding sequence ATGACCCGATCCGGCGACTGGCGCGACAGCGCCTTCGTTGATCGCGAACGTGCGGTCGATGAAATCCATTTGCGGGCCAGCTATCCGATCCGGCCCTATGCCCGCGTCAGCCATATGATCCGGGTGTTCAACTCACCGTCAGATATGTTTCGGGAAGAGCTTTATAATCTGTGTCATGAAGCCTTGGCCAAACGGCGCAAATGGTTTGCTGGCCGCATTGAAGGCCCACTACCAATCGAGCTGCTCACACCCCAGGTCGATCAGGCGAGCTCAGACCGCAAGGCCATCGAGAAGACGATTTCCGACCGCAGGCGCGCCGCGCAGGACAGGCAGGACCTGACCAAGGATGCGATGCGCGCTCTCCGCACCTCACCTCCCGACCGCAACCGGGTAATCAGCGCCTTTGGCGCCGAAGGAGAGCCCGAACGGTCGCATGCGTTGGTGCTGGCCAAATTCAAGGAGTGCATGAAGCGGATTGGCGCTCGCGAAAAGGAGTCGCTGGCCGGACAATCGCGGGCGGCCCGAGACGAAATGAGTCGGCTTGCCGCGCTCTATGGGCCTGGTCGGCCCCTTGATCCGACGCAGTGTCATGGTCGAGATCCTGCAGACGCGCGCGCGGATGGCCGCGAACCCTTTGAGCGCCTGTCGCCTTTCGTTCCGGGCGGGGGGCCGTTCGATCCCATTGCCCGCTTCAGCGCGCGCCGACTTTGGCTGACTTTGTGGCGTCATCCTGGGCAGGCGCCTTCAGCCGAACCCAAAATCGACCAGCTACGTTTAAGCTGGGAACTTTACGACGCGAACCACAATTTCACAATCTACGAAGACTTTCGGGACCTGGTAGAGGCGCAGGACAGTGGGTTTTTTGCGTCAATTGAAGACCCGCGCGTTGTGGAGACCGGCCAGACCGCCCTACGTTCGGCGAATCTCGCGATCAAGGCGCTAACACACGATGACCCGTTCAAGTGGAAAGGCGAGCTGTTCGCCCTGTCCCACTTCTTCATCCTGCCAATGCGGGACGTGTTGAGTGCGCGCCTTTCTCCCGAGGCGGCTGCAACGATGGCGGGGCGCCTTGAGGAGGCCGCCCGCTTGCGTACGCCAGAGGCTGCGGCGCATGACCCGGAACTCGTTGCGCTTCTCGAATCCGAAGCGCGGCGATATTTCTCCTTCCCCGACAAGACCCGCGCGACCGGGGACCGCAGCGACTTCATCATGACCCTTGTCCATGGCGGGGCGGCGATCCTCGTATCTGATCTGCGCCCGCACAGCCGCACGGAATTTTACCTGGAAAGGGCCGCGCGCACGCTGATCTTCGACATTGCGCTGAACGACGAAGAACGCGGCCGACTCTTGAAGAGCTGCACTGATCTGGCGACTTACCGGATGCTGGGCGTGCGCAGCTATTCTAATTTCTTTCCGGCGCAAGAAGTATTCAACGACATATCCGAAGAGCTCAGCGAACGAACCTTCCAGCTCCAGCGGCCAAATCGGAATCAGCGCACGCGAACCGAAGACGATCAGCGCCAACGGCTGCGCGAGATCGGAACCATCTCCGAACGGGTAGCGGCGATGAATTTCTTCATTACAGATGGGGTCAACGGCGCAGCTTCCCAAGCCATGAACTATGCCCGGATGGCGCAAGACAGGCTGGCGCGGCTCGAGGAGACCCGGATCCGCGGATACCAATCCGCAGAAGACGTGTTCGCGAGGTTTTTATCCTCGGCGCTGAACGCTGAGCGGTTCGCGGACCGCTATGAACAGGTTCGCCGCCGGATTTCAGAGACGAATGACCTGCTGAGGGCGGAGCTCGATATCGAGATCCAGAATCGAATCGGGAACCTCACCTGGGGCACTGTGCTGCTAGGCTTTATCGCAGTCCTGGCAGCGATCATTCACTTGGCGATTGCGATCCTTTCCGCACCCTGA
- the rpsL gene encoding 30S ribosomal protein S12: MPTINQLIRKPRKDKPKRNKVPALEGCPQRRGVCTRVYTTTPKKPNSALRKVAKVRLTNGYEVVSYIPGEGHNLQEHSVVLIRGGRVKDLPGVRYHILRGVLDTQGLPKRRQRRSKYGAKRPK; the protein is encoded by the coding sequence ATGCCGACGATCAATCAGCTCATCCGCAAGCCGCGGAAAGACAAGCCCAAGCGCAACAAGGTGCCGGCCCTCGAGGGTTGCCCGCAGCGCCGCGGCGTTTGCACCCGCGTTTACACCACCACCCCGAAAAAGCCGAACTCGGCCTTGCGCAAAGTCGCCAAGGTCCGTTTGACCAACGGCTATGAGGTGGTGAGCTACATTCCGGGCGAAGGCCATAACCTGCAGGAGCACTCTGTGGTGCTGATCCGCGGCGGGCGTGTGAAAGACCTTCCCGGCGTGCGCTATCACATTCTGCGCGGCGTCCTTGATACCCAAGGCCTGCCCAAGCGCCGCCAGCGCCGGTCGAAGTACGGCGCGAAGCGTCCCAAATAA
- the rpsG gene encoding 30S ribosomal protein S7, protein MSRRHRAEKREIQPDPKFGDRDLTKFMNYIMVDGKKSAAEAIIYGALEIVEAKTKREPVRTFHDALDNVAPEVEVRSRRVGGATYQVPVDVRPDRRKALAIRWLASAARGRNENTMRERLAAELMDAASNRGSAVKKREDTHRMAEANRAFAHYRW, encoded by the coding sequence ATGTCCCGCCGTCACCGCGCCGAAAAGCGCGAAATTCAGCCTGACCCGAAGTTCGGCGATCGCGATCTGACCAAGTTCATGAATTACATCATGGTCGACGGCAAGAAATCGGCCGCCGAAGCGATCATTTACGGCGCCCTGGAAATCGTGGAAGCGAAGACCAAGCGCGAGCCGGTGCGCACCTTCCATGACGCGCTCGACAATGTCGCGCCGGAAGTCGAAGTGCGCTCGCGCCGGGTTGGCGGCGCCACCTATCAGGTGCCCGTCGATGTGCGTCCCGACCGCCGCAAGGCGCTGGCCATCCGCTGGCTGGCCTCGGCGGCCCGCGGGCGTAACGAAAACACCATGCGCGAGCGGCTCGCCGCCGAGCTCATGGACGCGGCCTCCAATCGCGGTTCTGCGGTGAAGAAGCGTGAAGACACGCACCGCATGGCCGAAGCCAACCGCGCCTTCGCCCACTATCGCTGGTAA
- the fusA gene encoding elongation factor G, with protein MARDYKIEDYRNFGIMAHIDAGKTTTTERILFYTGKSHKIGEVHDGAATMDWMEQEQERGITITSAATTCFWKDKRLNIIDTPGHVDFTIEVERSLRVLDGAVALLDANAGVEPQTETVWRQGDKYKVPRMVFVNKMDKLGADFYRCVEMIKERLAAKPLCLQLPIGAETEYVGLVDLLTMKALIWESENLGATWREEEIPADLADKAAEYREYMVETLVELDEGVMEAYLEGNEPDIATLKRLIRLGTLQLAFNPVLCGTAFKNKGVQPLLDAVVDYLPSPVDVLNIRGIDPRTEAEIERQSSDASPLSMLAFKIMNDPFVGSLTFCRIYSGQITTGTSVLNTVKDKKERVGRMLLMHANSREDIKEAFAGDIVAIAGLKDTTTGDTLCDPAAPVILERMEFPEPVIEIAIEPKSKGDQEKLGMALARLAAEDPSFRVKTDEESGQTIIAGMGELHLDILVDRMRREFKVEANVGQPKVAYRETLGQAYEIDYTHKKQTGGTGQFARIKVRFAPGEPGSGFAFESKVVGGSVPKEYVPGVEKGINSVRENGLLAGFPVIDFTATLVDGAYHDVDSSVLAFEIAARAAMREAKPNFRMKLLEPIMKVEVVTPDDYTGSVIGDLNSRRGQIQGQEMRGNATVVNAMVPLANMFGYVNNLRSATQGRAQFTMQFDHYEPVPQAVAEDVISKIA; from the coding sequence ATGGCCCGCGACTACAAGATCGAGGACTACCGCAATTTCGGCATCATGGCCCACATCGATGCGGGCAAGACCACGACGACCGAGCGGATCCTCTTTTACACCGGCAAGTCCCACAAGATCGGCGAAGTCCACGACGGCGCCGCGACCATGGACTGGATGGAGCAGGAGCAGGAGCGCGGCATCACGATCACGTCGGCCGCCACAACGTGCTTCTGGAAAGACAAGCGTCTGAACATCATCGACACGCCCGGCCACGTGGACTTCACGATTGAAGTCGAGCGCAGCCTGCGCGTGCTCGACGGCGCTGTGGCGCTGCTGGACGCCAACGCCGGCGTGGAGCCCCAGACCGAGACGGTCTGGCGCCAGGGGGACAAGTACAAGGTCCCGCGCATGGTGTTCGTCAACAAGATGGACAAGCTGGGCGCCGATTTCTACCGCTGCGTCGAGATGATCAAGGAGCGCCTGGCCGCCAAGCCGCTCTGCCTCCAGCTGCCGATCGGCGCGGAGACCGAGTATGTCGGCCTGGTCGATCTTCTGACCATGAAGGCGCTGATCTGGGAATCGGAAAACCTCGGCGCCACCTGGCGTGAGGAAGAAATTCCGGCTGATCTCGCCGACAAGGCCGCCGAGTACCGTGAATACATGGTCGAGACCCTGGTGGAGCTCGATGAAGGGGTCATGGAAGCCTATCTGGAAGGCAATGAGCCGGACATCGCGACCCTGAAGCGCCTCATCCGTCTGGGCACGCTGCAGCTGGCCTTCAACCCGGTCCTGTGCGGTACGGCCTTCAAGAACAAGGGCGTGCAGCCCCTGCTGGACGCGGTGGTGGACTATCTGCCCTCGCCGGTGGACGTGCTGAACATTCGCGGCATCGATCCGCGCACCGAAGCCGAGATCGAGCGCCAGTCCTCTGACGCCTCGCCGCTGTCCATGCTGGCCTTCAAGATCATGAACGACCCGTTCGTGGGCTCGCTGACCTTCTGCCGCATCTATTCGGGCCAGATCACCACGGGCACCTCGGTGCTCAACACGGTGAAGGACAAGAAGGAACGCGTCGGCCGCATGCTGCTCATGCACGCCAACTCGCGTGAAGACATCAAGGAAGCCTTCGCTGGCGACATCGTCGCCATTGCGGGCCTGAAAGACACCACCACGGGCGATACGCTGTGCGATCCCGCCGCTCCGGTGATTCTGGAGCGCATGGAGTTCCCCGAGCCGGTGATCGAGATCGCCATCGAGCCCAAATCCAAGGGCGACCAGGAAAAGCTGGGCATGGCGCTGGCGCGTCTGGCGGCGGAGGATCCGTCCTTCCGCGTCAAGACCGACGAGGAATCGGGCCAGACCATCATCGCCGGCATGGGCGAGTTGCACCTGGACATCCTGGTCGACCGCATGCGCCGCGAGTTCAAGGTCGAGGCCAATGTCGGCCAGCCCAAAGTGGCTTACCGCGAAACGCTGGGTCAGGCCTACGAGATCGACTACACCCACAAGAAGCAGACCGGCGGTACGGGCCAGTTCGCCCGCATCAAGGTGCGCTTCGCGCCGGGCGAACCGGGTTCGGGCTTTGCCTTTGAATCCAAGGTGGTCGGCGGTTCGGTGCCGAAGGAATACGTGCCGGGCGTGGAAAAGGGCATCAACTCGGTGCGCGAGAACGGCCTGCTGGCCGGCTTCCCGGTCATCGATTTCACGGCGACCCTGGTCGACGGCGCCTATCACGACGTGGACTCCAGCGTGCTGGCGTTCGAGATCGCGGCCCGCGCCGCGATGCGCGAAGCCAAGCCGAACTTCCGGATGAAGCTCCTCGAGCCGATCATGAAGGTCGAAGTGGTCACCCCGGACGACTATACCGGTTCGGTGATCGGCGACCTGAACTCCCGGCGCGGCCAGATCCAGGGCCAGGAGATGCGCGGCAACGCCACGGTGGTGAACGCCATGGTGCCGCTGGCGAACATGTTCGGGTACGTGAACAACCTGCGTTCGGCCACTCAGGGCCGCGCCCAGTTCACCATGCAGTTTGATCACTACGAGCCCGTGCCGCAGGCCGTGGCCGAGGATGTGATCTCCAAGATCGCCTGA
- the tuf gene encoding elongation factor Tu yields the protein MAKGKFERNKPHVNIGTIGHVDHGKTTLTAAITKYFGEFRAYDQIDGAPEEKARGITISTAHVEYETPGRHYAHVDCPGHADYVKNMITGAAQMDGAILVVNAADGPMPQTREHILLARQVGVPALVVFLNKVDQVDDAELLELVEMEVRELLSSYDFPGDDIPIIAGSALHAMNGTQPEIGENQIKALMAAVDEYIPTPERAIDQPFLMPIEDVFSISGRGTVVTGRVERGIVKVGDEIEIVGLRDTKKTICTGVEMFRKLLDQGQAGDNVGVLLRGVDREGVERGQVLCKPGTIKPHKKFVAEAYILTKEEGGRHTPFFTNYRPQFYFRTTDVTGVVSLLEGTEMVMPGDNVEINVELITPIAMEEKLRFAIREGGRTVGAGVVAKIVE from the coding sequence ATGGCCAAGGGTAAGTTTGAGCGTAACAAGCCGCACGTCAACATTGGCACGATTGGTCACGTTGACCATGGCAAGACGACGCTGACGGCTGCGATTACGAAGTATTTCGGCGAGTTCCGGGCGTATGACCAGATTGACGGGGCGCCCGAAGAGAAGGCGCGCGGGATCACGATCTCGACGGCGCACGTCGAGTACGAGACGCCGGGCCGGCACTACGCCCACGTCGACTGCCCGGGCCACGCGGACTATGTGAAGAACATGATCACGGGCGCGGCGCAGATGGACGGCGCGATTCTGGTGGTGAACGCGGCTGACGGCCCGATGCCGCAGACGCGCGAGCACATCCTGCTGGCCCGTCAGGTGGGCGTGCCCGCCCTGGTGGTGTTCCTCAACAAGGTCGACCAGGTCGACGACGCCGAGCTTCTGGAGCTGGTGGAGATGGAAGTGCGCGAGCTTCTGTCGTCCTACGACTTCCCGGGCGACGACATTCCGATCATCGCCGGTTCGGCCCTGCACGCGATGAACGGCACGCAGCCGGAGATCGGCGAGAACCAGATCAAGGCGCTGATGGCGGCTGTGGACGAGTATATCCCGACCCCGGAACGCGCCATTGACCAGCCCTTCCTGATGCCGATCGAAGACGTGTTCTCCATCTCGGGCCGCGGCACGGTGGTGACCGGGCGTGTCGAGCGCGGCATCGTGAAAGTGGGCGACGAGATCGAGATTGTGGGCCTGCGCGACACCAAGAAGACGATCTGCACGGGCGTGGAAATGTTCCGCAAGCTGCTCGACCAGGGCCAGGCGGGCGATAACGTCGGCGTTCTCTTGCGCGGCGTGGACCGCGAGGGCGTGGAGCGCGGCCAGGTGCTGTGCAAGCCCGGCACGATCAAGCCGCACAAGAAGTTCGTGGCTGAAGCCTATATCCTGACCAAGGAAGAGGGCGGGCGTCACACCCCGTTCTTCACCAACTACCGTCCGCAGTTCTACTTCCGCACGACGGACGTGACGGGCGTGGTGAGCCTTCTGGAAGGCACCGAGATGGTGATGCCGGGCGACAATGTGGAGATCAACGTCGAACTGATCACCCCGATCGCCATGGAAGAGAAGCTGCGCTTCGCCATCCGCGAAGGCGGCCGCACGGTCGGCGCCGGCGTGGTGGCCAAGATCGTCGAGTAA